From a single Ischnura elegans chromosome 7, ioIscEleg1.1, whole genome shotgun sequence genomic region:
- the LOC124162352 gene encoding methyl farnesoate epoxidase-like, producing the protein MDITTIILVATVLLLLWSLSRKPKNFPPGPIRLPLIGNLSVFMKPEKFGEKLEVMYQKYGEICGTYTFHMPVVIVSGVEAVREVCYHEDLVGRPENAFQKIVYGKSQGILHNTGEEWKSLRRFTLQHLRDLGFGKSSLEGLAHEELLAVFNDIDEISGGRSEGFPNPVNFHDVLGGASINVLWHILAGKRYEHRDPKFKQLITAVQKLLIVFFQITYLYNIVPSLAKVFPRITGFETMESHIKPIEDFIQDEIDDHKKDIDYDHPRDFIDIFLAEVEKQKNNQAHIFNEQQLKQICIELYVAGTDTTLNTLSFAILFMILYPEKQEKVQQELDDVVGRDRLPSLNDRARLPYVEATLNEVFRLSSIIPASLPRTIVSNKEYITLRGYHIPKGSLVAYNIHSLHHDPKIWDSPEEFIPERFLDKSKKTPIRDVLLPFGAGKRACLGESLARNNFFLFFTGLLQRYSLRVPDGQPKPSTEPLGVNVTFPKPFTVKVQLRT; encoded by the exons ATGGATATAACAACAATCATCCTTGTTGCAACCGTGCTTCTTTTGCTATGGAGTCTTAGCAGGAAACCAAAAAACTTTCCACCAG GTCCAATAAGATTGCCTTTGATTGGCAATTTGTCAGTTTTTATGAAACCTGAAAAGTTTGGTGAAAAATTGGAAGTAATGTACCAGAAGTATGGTGAAATTTGTGGGACTTACACTTTCCATATGCCTGTTGTTATTGTGTCCGGTGTAGAGGCAGTGCGAGAGGTTTGCTATCATGAGGACTTAGTTGGACGACCTGAGAATGCATTTCAAAAGATAGTTTATGGCAAGTCACAAG GTATTTTGCATAATACGGGAGAAGAGTGGAAATCACTGCGCCGCTTCACCTTGCAACACCTGCGCGACCTTGGATTTGGCAAGAGCTCTCTTGAGGGTTTAGCCCATGAGGAACTGCTGGCTGTTTTTAATGATATCGATGAAATTTCTGGGGGACGTAGTGAAGGCTTTCCTAATCCA gTGAACTTTCATGATGTGCTGGGTGGAGCCAGCATCAATGTACTTTGGCACATCTTGGCTGGAAAGAGGTATGAACACAGGGATCCTAAATTCAAGCAACTTATAACTGCTGTGCAAAAGTTGcttattgtattttttcagaTTACATACCTCTATAATATTGTTCCTAGCCTGGCAAAAGTATTTCCACGTATCACAGGCTTTGAAACTATGGAGTCTCATATCAAGCCTATTGAGGACTTTATACAG GATGAAATTGATGATCACAAGAAAGACATAGACTATGACCATCCAAGAGATTTCATTGATATCTTTTTAGCTGAAGTAGAGAAACAAAAGAATAATCAAGCTCATATATTCAATG aGCAGCAGCTAAAGCAAATTTGCATTGAGCTGTATGTGGCTGGAACTGATACAACATTGAACACACTGTCCTTTGCCATTCTATTTATGATTCTCTATCCAGAAAAACAGGAAAAAGTACAACAGGAACTTGATGATGTTGTTGGAAGGGATAGATTGCCATCACTGAATGACAGGGCTAG gcTTCCATATGTTGAGGCTACCTTAAATGAAGTATTTCGCCTGAGCAGTATTATTCCAGCATCCCTGCCTCGCACTATTGTGAGCAACAAAGAGTACATCACATTAAGAGGATACCACATTCCCAAG ggATCATTGGTTGCCTATAATATTCATAGTTTGCATCATGATCCAAAAATATGGGATTCCCCTGAGGAGTTCATTCCAGAAAGATTCTTGGATAAAAGTAAGAAGACTCCCATTCGTGACGTTTTGCTTCCTTTTGGAGCTG gTAAAAGAGCATGCCTTGGTGAGTCATTGGCCAGGAACAACTTCTTCCTTTTCTTTACTGGGCTTCTTCAGAGGTATTCTCTCCGAGTGCCAGATGGACAACCCAAACCATCAACAGAGCCTCTGGGTGTGAATGTAACATTCCCCAAGCCTTTCACTGTCAAAGTGCAGCTGAGAACCTAA